One Endozoicomonas gorgoniicola DNA window includes the following coding sequences:
- the traA gene encoding TraA family conjugative transfer protein, with protein sequence MNSLPLTDLQTFTIKQQHWMLSLATLIILSLLPPEVQAADPVVPTGSTDFAEIYARLVGWIKGDLGRTLSIAFVLIGLAYGMARNSLIGFATGVGAAVGLQVTPTIINSIFGL encoded by the coding sequence ATGAACTCCCTTCCTCTCACTGATCTGCAAACCTTCACCATTAAACAGCAGCACTGGATGTTGTCACTGGCGACACTGATCATCCTTTCATTGTTACCGCCCGAAGTTCAGGCAGCTGACCCTGTGGTACCGACAGGCTCCACTGATTTCGCTGAAATCTATGCCCGGCTGGTCGGGTGGATTAAAGGCGATCTCGGCAGAACCTTATCCATCGCTTTTGTATTAATCGGGCTGGCTTACGGCATGGCTCGTAACTCCCTGATTGGTTTTGCCACAGGAGTCGGTGCAGCGGTGGGATTGCAGGTCACTCCCACCATCATCAACTCAATATTCGGGCTTTAA
- a CDS encoding type IV conjugative transfer system protein TraE produces the protein MTITEYLQRFKEWRQRLCMDRLILLVLVVTNALLIAHCLSRKPTVELLLPFMETQAGVHSGEASVAYHEWWGLSLAELLGNLNQQNLSFVESRLQSLFAPNLYQQVQDTLNRQFRQLREDRVSMSFEPLSIEFIEESKAIKVTGNAVMSSGNQRLKGQKTFTFRFDIIRYRPVLAAIQIDSNLK, from the coding sequence ATGACCATCACCGAATACCTGCAACGCTTTAAAGAGTGGCGACAACGGCTGTGTATGGATCGGTTGATCCTGCTGGTTCTGGTCGTTACCAACGCCCTGCTGATTGCTCACTGTCTGAGTCGTAAACCAACGGTAGAACTACTGCTGCCGTTTATGGAAACTCAGGCTGGGGTTCATTCCGGTGAGGCTTCTGTCGCTTACCATGAATGGTGGGGGCTGTCGCTGGCTGAACTGTTGGGCAATCTGAACCAACAGAACCTGTCGTTTGTAGAATCCCGACTGCAAAGCCTGTTTGCCCCAAACCTCTACCAGCAGGTGCAGGACACACTGAACAGACAGTTTCGTCAGCTCCGGGAAGATAGAGTCAGCATGAGCTTTGAGCCGTTAAGTATTGAATTTATTGAAGAATCAAAAGCTATAAAAGTCACAGGCAATGCAGTGATGAGCTCTGGTAATCAACGATTGAAGGGACAAAAAACCTTCACGTTCCGGTTCGACATTATCCGCTATCGCCCTGTGCTGGCTGCCATTCAGATTGATTCCAACCTGAAGTAA
- a CDS encoding type-F conjugative transfer system secretin TraK, whose translation MNRALASVVCVFCFLFGPPLTAAGVPPVKLQVSPGQQQMVTLSRLHLNRIVTPFPAPQVRTIDQADIRIEGSVIYLSSRQEEPFVVYITPPGNESHALSLLVTLLDVPPKEIQLSLSKHWQRTLLGNREAARKWEESADYEQTITDILKTLVKGQIPEGYELGKFTTSSLQPCQQDGLVFDFTQAQQVRGHHFNVLVGTARNHTEKPVTFHEQSCHGHSVSAVSMWPKNSLYPGQKRELFIVSQTQEPESAPAVRPSLLSH comes from the coding sequence ATGAACAGAGCATTGGCTTCTGTCGTCTGTGTTTTTTGCTTTTTATTTGGACCACCGTTAACCGCAGCCGGAGTACCCCCGGTAAAATTGCAGGTGTCACCCGGACAACAGCAAATGGTCACATTGAGCCGATTGCACTTGAACCGGATCGTCACCCCTTTTCCTGCACCGCAAGTCCGTACCATTGATCAGGCGGATATTCGTATAGAAGGCAGCGTTATCTATCTTTCATCACGGCAGGAAGAACCGTTTGTGGTCTATATCACGCCTCCGGGCAATGAATCCCACGCGCTGTCGTTATTGGTAACTCTGCTCGATGTGCCACCAAAAGAGATCCAACTCAGCCTGTCCAAACATTGGCAACGAACCCTTTTGGGTAATCGGGAAGCTGCCCGAAAATGGGAAGAGTCCGCAGACTATGAACAGACTATTACCGATATTTTAAAGACACTGGTCAAGGGGCAAATTCCGGAAGGCTACGAACTGGGCAAGTTTACCACCTCCAGTCTTCAACCCTGCCAGCAGGATGGGCTGGTCTTTGACTTTACTCAGGCACAACAGGTGCGGGGACATCATTTTAACGTTCTGGTAGGCACCGCAAGAAACCACACTGAAAAGCCTGTGACCTTCCATGAGCAGAGCTGTCATGGTCACAGCGTCAGCGCCGTATCCATGTGGCCAAAAAACAGTTTATACCCGGGGCAGAAACGGGAGCTGTTTATTGTTTCTCAAACCCAAGAACCGGAATCAGCCCCTGCTGTTCGCCCTTCCTTACTCAGCCACTGA
- the traL gene encoding type IV conjugative transfer system protein TraL, which produces MEIPCTINDPIQFLFWSLDEIYPVAVGLIWGIWFDHLLFGILLGIMAIRLYRRFRDRHPDGHLSHRMYWLGFCFSRSKTLPNPYIRTFYPCRK; this is translated from the coding sequence ATGGAAATCCCCTGCACCATCAACGACCCCATCCAGTTCCTGTTCTGGTCACTGGATGAAATCTATCCCGTCGCCGTCGGCCTGATCTGGGGCATCTGGTTTGACCATCTGTTGTTCGGCATTTTGCTGGGCATTATGGCGATACGCCTGTACCGGCGATTTCGGGATCGGCACCCTGACGGGCATCTGAGCCACCGAATGTACTGGCTGGGGTTCTGTTTCTCCCGATCCAAAACACTGCCCAACCCCTATATCCGAACTTTCTACCCCTGCCGCAAATGA
- a CDS encoding type II toxin-antitoxin system TacA family antitoxin, translating into MAKTVPINMRVEPVQQALLTMAAAVLNKDRTAFILDVACREAMNVLLDQRVFTLDEAQTKAFEEALEAPVPEQSKLLAEPAPWE; encoded by the coding sequence ATGGCTAAAACAGTTCCCATCAATATGCGGGTTGAACCCGTACAGCAAGCTTTGCTGACCATGGCAGCGGCTGTGCTGAATAAGGATAGAACCGCTTTTATTCTTGATGTTGCCTGTCGGGAAGCGATGAATGTATTGCTTGATCAACGAGTATTTACTCTGGATGAGGCTCAGACCAAAGCCTTTGAAGAGGCTCTGGAAGCACCTGTTCCTGAACAGAGTAAACTATTGGCGGAGCCTGCACCGTGGGAGTAA
- a CDS encoding TraV family lipoprotein translates to MSVLFKPQRHQDTKKKYLKAFVSLCLCGSTLLLSGCALLGVGEAEYACDKPGKGVCKSARQVYRDTDLSTIEPITPPQPTTMTRAEPDRSVVTPESTPNRLPAQILRIWIAPWVDKQGNWHSGGVVMTDIYPREWQSAIPVYSPSGD, encoded by the coding sequence ATGAGCGTATTGTTTAAACCACAAAGGCACCAAGACACAAAGAAAAAATATTTAAAAGCCTTCGTGTCTTTGTGCCTTTGTGGTTCAACGCTGTTGTTGTCAGGCTGCGCCCTGCTTGGCGTAGGGGAGGCTGAATATGCTTGCGACAAGCCCGGAAAAGGTGTCTGCAAATCCGCCCGGCAGGTCTACAGAGACACTGACCTCTCAACCATAGAACCCATAACACCACCACAACCAACCACCATGACCAGAGCAGAACCAGATCGATCTGTGGTTACACCCGAATCAACCCCAAACCGGTTACCCGCCCAAATCCTGAGAATCTGGATCGCCCCCTGGGTGGATAAACAGGGCAACTGGCACAGCGGTGGCGTGGTTATGACCGATATCTACCCGAGAGAATGGCAGTCCGCCATTCCCGTCTATTCCCCCTCAGGTGATTAA
- a CDS encoding GNAT family N-acetyltransferase, with product MGVIRAPELLTKDHNTDDFDCGHDVLTEWLKKTALKNQSANASRTFVVCKGDRVVGYYALSSGSIERMQTPKSLARNMPDPIPVTVLGRLAIDQAHQGMRIGSGLLKDAMMRTLVVSQHIGVKAMLVHAISEEARQFYLQYGFKESTFNPMTLMLPVKHIVGLFPDQG from the coding sequence GTGGGAGTAATCAGGGCACCGGAATTACTGACAAAAGATCACAATACAGACGATTTTGATTGTGGCCATGATGTACTGACAGAATGGTTGAAAAAAACAGCCCTGAAAAATCAATCTGCCAATGCCAGCCGTACCTTTGTTGTGTGCAAAGGCGATAGGGTTGTTGGCTACTACGCACTGTCCAGCGGCAGTATTGAAAGAATGCAAACACCAAAATCCCTTGCCCGGAATATGCCAGACCCGATTCCAGTGACGGTGCTGGGGCGACTGGCCATTGATCAAGCGCATCAGGGAATGCGTATTGGCTCGGGTTTGTTGAAAGATGCCATGATGCGAACACTGGTTGTATCCCAGCACATCGGTGTCAAAGCCATGTTGGTTCATGCTATTTCCGAAGAAGCCCGGCAATTCTACCTTCAGTACGGGTTTAAAGAGTCAACATTTAACCCCATGACACTGATGCTTCCGGTTAAACATATTGTGGGCTTGTTTCCTGATCAGGGGTAA
- a CDS encoding TrbC family F-type conjugative pilus assembly protein — protein MHKLIAIICIMIIFSTAMANELQIKLFVSASMDKSLLTALLKKSAVRTFIVRGIEGQHQNLGIAIQKWQQILMTNRTTTTVEINPVAFREYQIDRVPAITLQVDGKTELTAFGVTSVDWLMRQYQSGRRGHLGIYGTTYPISEPDLLEVLLQRLSQQDWQAVKAKTSQRLQSKVLSFGAKLPTSRQASIKVLKISGHWRTPIIALDINDRQQQKAVIPWLQQYPDALVLVSNGSLQHFQTLSTVWHQHPIYIMPPELIHRFQLTALPTLLTPESQNHWRVTTAEVSQFSAIDVMSWARALISKSAQSAYAVEATDNPSKALCQNVPILSEKLISSVPWKELFPIRIGLAKLGSGKEPNHRAKTSTGLCMCEDSAGMFHPGVTTGFWRPQRLIELTRSPGCLMALGGHKLPMVDQRRWGTLGSANIPKGLTYLHAHVYSLPLIEMLNMFTGIGGCTSDLVDFDLMNLSEVDPSWNHPELAALLSPDLAAYANPAAMNACTADGLAALNSQPMDSLHWCAGSWGNLYPLSGFTSTYGHFADNTSLLATRALAKIHRIGLARKTVGADAQCHSRITPWLPKSQYKMSMFWPEPEKQKAHWVGASAATWGMHRHPLGKDDAMYLIWQYRDCCQTAVSQ, from the coding sequence ATGCACAAACTCATTGCGATAATCTGCATTATGATCATTTTCTCTACAGCGATGGCAAACGAGCTACAAATTAAATTATTTGTTTCTGCAAGTATGGATAAATCGCTATTGACTGCGCTATTAAAAAAGTCTGCGGTTCGCACATTCATTGTCCGGGGGATTGAGGGTCAACATCAGAATTTAGGCATTGCTATTCAAAAATGGCAACAGATTTTGATGACCAATAGAACAACGACCACCGTTGAAATCAATCCTGTAGCTTTCCGGGAATACCAGATTGACCGGGTTCCCGCCATAACATTGCAAGTTGATGGAAAGACAGAGCTGACAGCTTTTGGAGTGACCTCCGTAGATTGGCTGATGCGTCAATATCAATCAGGCAGGCGTGGCCATCTCGGTATTTATGGCACGACTTATCCAATCAGCGAACCGGACTTGCTGGAGGTGTTGCTTCAGCGCTTAAGCCAACAGGACTGGCAAGCAGTAAAGGCAAAAACATCCCAGCGACTACAGAGCAAAGTCTTATCTTTCGGAGCAAAGCTGCCGACCAGTCGACAGGCATCCATCAAAGTTCTGAAAATTTCCGGTCACTGGCGCACTCCCATAATTGCTCTGGATATCAATGATCGCCAGCAACAGAAAGCTGTAATTCCATGGTTACAGCAATACCCCGATGCATTGGTGCTGGTTTCAAATGGTTCGTTGCAACACTTTCAAACGCTGTCTACTGTCTGGCATCAGCATCCGATTTACATCATGCCTCCAGAGTTGATTCATCGCTTTCAACTGACCGCTCTACCCACATTACTGACACCGGAAAGTCAGAATCACTGGCGAGTGACTACCGCAGAAGTGTCACAGTTTTCAGCGATTGATGTGATGTCATGGGCAAGGGCTTTGATTTCCAAATCAGCACAATCAGCCTATGCCGTTGAAGCCACCGACAACCCATCAAAAGCTTTATGCCAGAACGTACCGATCCTGTCAGAAAAACTGATTTCTTCCGTCCCCTGGAAAGAGCTGTTTCCCATCCGAATCGGGTTGGCAAAACTAGGCTCTGGAAAGGAGCCGAATCACAGAGCCAAAACCAGCACAGGGCTCTGTATGTGCGAAGACAGTGCAGGCATGTTTCATCCCGGAGTGACTACCGGGTTCTGGCGACCTCAGCGATTAATTGAACTGACCCGCAGTCCGGGCTGTTTGATGGCTCTGGGTGGTCACAAGCTCCCGATGGTTGACCAGCGTCGTTGGGGAACTCTGGGTTCAGCCAATATTCCCAAAGGCTTAACGTACCTCCATGCACATGTTTACAGCCTGCCCTTGATAGAAATGCTGAATATGTTTACTGGCATTGGTGGCTGCACCAGTGATCTGGTGGATTTTGACCTGATGAACCTGTCCGAAGTCGATCCATCGTGGAATCATCCTGAACTGGCTGCCCTGCTCTCTCCGGATCTGGCGGCTTATGCCAACCCTGCGGCGATGAATGCCTGTACTGCCGACGGACTGGCTGCTTTGAATTCACAACCCATGGATAGCCTGCACTGGTGCGCTGGTAGTTGGGGCAATCTATATCCACTGTCCGGCTTTACCAGTACCTACGGACACTTTGCTGATAACACCAGCCTGCTAGCAACCAGAGCATTAGCCAAGATTCATCGCATCGGACTTGCCCGAAAAACCGTAGGCGCGGATGCACAGTGCCACAGTCGTATTACTCCCTGGCTACCCAAAAGCCAGTACAAGATGAGCATGTTCTGGCCGGAACCGGAGAAGCAGAAAGCCCACTGGGTCGGTGCATCCGCCGCCACCTGGGGAATGCACCGGCATCCATTGGGTAAAGACGATGCCATGTACCTGATCTGGCAGTACCGGGATTGTTGTCAAACGGCTGTAAGCCAGTGA
- a CDS encoding TraB/VirB10 family protein: MNTLNRYLTPGVRRLGIVLGSTLVIIILIFVTSKQHQPGSDKTDETKAQSVDFTGVPPKELTLNRISADLENINQQQQTLHEQHQKEMELLQQEIKRLNSIDLVQGKTTVAEIISSPEPLPPDVLNWNHYNQPPPPQYPEPEEREAPLPKPIRMLGATFTPPTTPDTKTDKPKLLRLPAGSILSGQLITGLDVPTGQGARREPYPVLIRIKASAILPNRYRTNVRECFVLASGYGDLSSERAYLRSETLSCIFSNKIKDKEQVLERPLEGYLAGEDGKAGLRGRLVSKQGQVMAKAAMAGFLGGVSQAFDIKPVPVFSVVPNKNGEIQSPFQSGLKGSEALQSSLIKGSNKALEKLADFYLKLADQMVPVIEISAERKVDLILTRGLQP; encoded by the coding sequence ATGAATACCCTCAACCGCTATTTAACTCCCGGAGTCCGACGTTTAGGCATTGTTCTGGGCAGTACCCTGGTCATCATTATCCTGATTTTTGTCACCAGCAAACAGCATCAACCGGGGAGTGACAAAACTGATGAGACAAAAGCACAGAGCGTGGATTTTACCGGCGTTCCTCCGAAAGAGCTGACCCTGAACCGCATCAGTGCTGATCTGGAAAACATTAACCAGCAACAACAGACACTTCATGAACAACATCAGAAAGAGATGGAGCTGTTACAACAGGAAATTAAACGACTGAATAGTATTGATCTGGTTCAAGGCAAAACTACGGTTGCAGAAATCATTAGTTCACCGGAACCCTTGCCTCCAGATGTATTGAACTGGAACCACTACAACCAACCACCGCCCCCGCAATACCCGGAGCCTGAAGAGCGAGAAGCGCCACTGCCTAAACCCATACGTATGCTCGGTGCTACTTTCACGCCTCCAACAACACCTGATACCAAGACAGATAAGCCAAAGTTACTACGCCTGCCCGCTGGCAGTATTCTGTCCGGTCAACTTATAACCGGGCTGGACGTACCCACCGGCCAGGGCGCACGACGCGAGCCTTATCCCGTTCTTATCCGAATCAAAGCCTCAGCCATTTTGCCCAACCGCTACCGAACCAATGTGCGTGAATGCTTTGTGCTGGCTTCCGGTTATGGCGACCTGAGTTCCGAACGGGCTTACCTTCGCAGTGAAACCTTGTCGTGCATTTTCAGCAACAAAATCAAGGACAAAGAGCAGGTTCTTGAACGACCACTGGAAGGTTATTTAGCCGGAGAAGATGGCAAGGCTGGCTTACGGGGGAGACTGGTCAGCAAGCAGGGACAGGTCATGGCAAAAGCGGCAATGGCTGGATTCCTTGGCGGTGTCAGTCAGGCGTTTGATATCAAACCTGTCCCTGTGTTTTCCGTGGTGCCGAATAAAAACGGTGAAATCCAATCGCCTTTCCAATCCGGGTTAAAAGGCAGTGAAGCCCTGCAAAGCTCCCTGATCAAAGGCAGCAACAAGGCTTTGGAAAAACTGGCAGACTTTTACCTGAAACTGGCAGACCAGATGGTGCCTGTGATTGAGATCAGTGCCGAACGAAAAGTCGATTTGATCCTGACCAGAGGGTTACAGCCATGA
- a CDS encoding TraI domain-containing protein gives MTASQVLSVVNHWLHPHQKSEPLPTPQPAPDTGQTDGCAGYQVGVGAILHKQQPLIHQVNEQLCLPDELQELFNQTLDQLALWLHLLPAHPLHHCEPAGALRHALETAFWAVSSTQQIHVDHDLYPDRRRARQPLWRLMTGVAGLLHDSGRMVSCVTIRDEQAGQWMATQQGLGSWLQQHRIERYYPHWQHCESRPDKPIPQEYTWTNLLLLEQLIPNNLRYALQPDRDKGILWQTFISALVGHSSPLAVKQLVSAVEVARLKSVKLHFVRGEALTGLNQPIAPEPSTLKEAASKQPVSKDLSENGLEWLKQVVSQLNPNGVKWAKESLLLKWPEDVVGQEGLPDPDALLECWQEQGWLRPIANQVIIRRNGRQVIALQPEISKQCRQWLTPSDAEAAADDQR, from the coding sequence ATGACCGCTTCCCAGGTTTTATCGGTGGTTAACCACTGGCTGCACCCCCATCAAAAATCGGAACCTCTGCCAACACCCCAACCAGCACCCGATACTGGTCAGACAGATGGTTGTGCGGGTTATCAGGTGGGAGTGGGTGCCATTCTCCATAAACAACAACCATTGATTCATCAGGTCAATGAACAACTCTGTCTACCTGATGAGCTGCAAGAGTTGTTTAACCAGACGCTGGATCAGCTGGCTCTCTGGCTACATCTTCTACCCGCTCACCCTCTTCATCATTGTGAACCCGCCGGAGCCCTGCGCCATGCACTGGAAACCGCTTTCTGGGCGGTGTCCTCCACACAACAAATCCATGTGGATCATGACCTCTACCCGGATAGACGCCGGGCAAGACAACCCCTCTGGCGATTAATGACAGGTGTCGCCGGATTATTGCATGACAGTGGACGCATGGTCAGCTGTGTAACCATCAGGGATGAGCAGGCTGGACAGTGGATGGCTACTCAGCAAGGTCTGGGAAGCTGGCTGCAACAGCACCGCATTGAGCGTTACTACCCCCACTGGCAGCACTGCGAGTCCCGTCCTGATAAACCCATTCCACAAGAATATACCTGGACAAACCTATTACTGTTGGAGCAACTGATACCCAACAATCTGCGTTATGCCTTACAGCCAGACCGGGATAAGGGCATTCTCTGGCAAACCTTTATCAGCGCACTGGTGGGTCATAGCAGTCCTTTAGCGGTTAAACAACTGGTCAGTGCAGTGGAGGTGGCTCGCCTGAAAAGCGTCAAACTGCATTTTGTGCGGGGGGAGGCTTTGACAGGTCTTAATCAACCAATTGCCCCGGAGCCATCAACTTTAAAAGAAGCGGCGTCAAAACAGCCCGTTTCCAAAGATTTGTCTGAAAACGGATTGGAATGGCTAAAACAGGTGGTATCCCAGCTAAACCCCAATGGCGTGAAATGGGCAAAAGAGTCTCTGCTTTTGAAATGGCCGGAAGATGTCGTTGGGCAGGAAGGATTACCCGACCCTGACGCCCTGCTGGAGTGCTGGCAAGAACAGGGCTGGCTGCGCCCCATCGCTAACCAGGTCATTATTCGTCGCAATGGTCGTCAGGTGATTGCATTACAGCCGGAAATATCTAAACAGTGTCGCCAGTGGTTGACGCCCAGTGACGCAGAGGCGGCTGCAGATGATCAGCGATAA
- the traN gene encoding conjugal transfer protein TraN, with the protein MKYFQLNSLCCLLLFCISTAFAEEAAKTFEQHTRSQWLNDINHKTEAITRNPEPVIGSDPTLIIEKSEDHQHRQQLERFYLHEDFDGLQTFGEHRATQLETEHSPEGEAWRLLNQSPDRYYPDANEHRILGAMELGVNALQHPNTWSKQKHWPTDAQGNPVYDPNAEMSATIARLRQHFKGCDYQKTLVLKQDQQVHSPDIRECTRALVTDDSVTLNRKIRISPFLEYVSSSGLAGMNSCESSSVDEGCIQIRLGKDPGADNYYRCGCCIKEETFTVTLPRPEALTRAVIQEARWDDRMQIWINDHKVWQSNGDFPPESGGGCELDSNFYLNSPVVLDTALVTNANRQLTFKIRTSVGGDGEGYALVKLYFDTSQLVEDDRWTPDSALAKLQEMRQWQLDGLCNLSYQCLESISDAEHTLHGKVIPLRATLSPQLPSDCKIIRAEADCFYYKTTTTQQPPDSCAQFANNPDCEFLGSRCLGDSPSQEYGTCYTSEDRYDCGYTGSLNRIGIEESIHCEGQPMKCMLGECQADITDADNTDFASAVSGLHAAKHMAHDMECDPYDGGCQIFSGKACTCKKGIFNMVDCCNLPTNVNFGSYLNLLLMGYLFDKSAIHLQSNYPNQLTGQYQKMREPLMQAIKKLSQPAKNLWSDVGKSWDKLSEKLWPTPAEVHTQTATAQAIAGDLSQEAQSSLLGNMQQQLMRKMAEVVHKILGEDATNLLFRTVGDNLASQSGQLSQQALMLNPAITSAISAVTMLYTAYTMTKLIIQITNKCEDEEFELAAKREMKTCHKVGSYRKSKLLGLSSMSFNSYCCFNSPLSRILQVQIRQQLNMGWGSAKHPDCSGITPEVLQAVDWNRIDLSEWLALLKLQNKLPELNADTLKQLNLATLTGKGSRLDFDQQRQDSRQRLEDRYQGITPSQTTNYQSNKADSLRRSKSYP; encoded by the coding sequence GTGAAATACTTCCAGCTCAACAGTCTGTGTTGCCTGCTTCTCTTTTGCATAAGCACTGCCTTTGCAGAAGAAGCCGCTAAAACCTTTGAGCAACACACTCGCTCTCAGTGGCTCAACGACATCAATCATAAGACCGAAGCCATTACCCGGAATCCAGAACCCGTTATTGGTTCTGACCCCACTCTCATCATCGAAAAGTCTGAAGACCATCAACATCGACAACAGCTGGAACGCTTTTATCTCCATGAAGATTTTGACGGCTTGCAAACCTTTGGCGAACACCGAGCAACCCAGTTGGAAACCGAACACTCACCGGAAGGCGAAGCCTGGCGTCTGCTGAATCAATCTCCTGATCGCTATTACCCCGACGCCAATGAACACCGGATTCTCGGGGCTATGGAGCTGGGCGTAAATGCACTGCAACATCCCAACACATGGTCAAAGCAAAAACACTGGCCTACTGATGCTCAGGGCAATCCGGTTTATGACCCTAATGCAGAGATGAGTGCCACCATTGCCCGGCTGCGCCAGCACTTTAAAGGCTGTGACTATCAGAAAACACTGGTGCTGAAACAGGATCAGCAGGTGCATAGCCCCGATATCAGAGAATGCACACGGGCACTGGTTACGGACGACAGCGTAACGCTTAACCGTAAAATCAGAATCAGCCCATTCCTTGAATACGTCTCAAGTTCGGGGTTGGCAGGTATGAACAGCTGTGAAAGCAGTTCTGTCGATGAAGGCTGCATTCAGATTCGATTAGGCAAAGACCCAGGCGCAGATAACTATTACCGCTGTGGCTGTTGTATCAAAGAGGAAACCTTCACTGTCACATTGCCAAGACCGGAAGCCCTTACCCGTGCCGTCATTCAGGAAGCCCGCTGGGATGACCGGATGCAAATCTGGATTAACGATCATAAGGTATGGCAGAGCAATGGTGACTTTCCCCCGGAGAGCGGCGGTGGTTGTGAGCTGGACTCCAACTTTTATCTCAATAGCCCTGTGGTTCTTGATACAGCTCTGGTGACAAACGCAAATCGCCAGCTGACCTTCAAGATCAGAACATCCGTCGGGGGTGATGGTGAGGGCTATGCACTGGTCAAGCTGTATTTTGATACCAGTCAGCTGGTTGAAGATGACCGATGGACGCCCGATTCAGCACTCGCAAAGCTACAGGAAATGCGGCAGTGGCAACTGGATGGACTGTGTAACCTGTCTTACCAGTGTCTTGAATCCATAAGCGATGCTGAACACACCCTTCATGGGAAAGTGATCCCCTTGAGAGCCACTTTGTCGCCTCAATTACCATCTGACTGTAAAATCATCAGAGCTGAAGCTGATTGCTTCTACTACAAGACCACAACCACACAACAGCCTCCCGATAGCTGCGCCCAGTTCGCCAATAATCCTGATTGTGAATTTCTCGGCAGCCGATGTCTGGGAGACTCTCCATCACAAGAATATGGCACCTGCTACACCTCGGAAGACCGCTACGACTGCGGCTACACCGGTTCACTAAATCGCATTGGCATCGAAGAAAGCATTCACTGTGAAGGCCAGCCTATGAAGTGCATGTTAGGAGAATGCCAGGCGGATATTACCGACGCTGATAATACGGATTTTGCCAGTGCAGTAAGTGGGCTCCACGCCGCAAAACATATGGCGCACGACATGGAGTGCGATCCTTATGATGGCGGCTGCCAGATATTCAGCGGTAAAGCCTGCACCTGCAAAAAAGGTATTTTTAATATGGTGGACTGCTGCAACCTGCCCACCAATGTCAATTTTGGAAGCTACCTGAACCTGCTTTTGATGGGCTATCTGTTCGATAAGTCTGCAATCCATCTTCAATCAAACTACCCCAACCAGTTAACCGGCCAGTACCAGAAAATGCGGGAACCTTTGATGCAGGCCATCAAAAAACTCAGCCAACCCGCAAAAAATCTATGGTCAGACGTAGGAAAGAGTTGGGACAAGCTCTCCGAAAAACTTTGGCCAACACCCGCCGAAGTCCACACACAAACCGCTACAGCCCAAGCTATTGCCGGAGATCTGTCGCAAGAAGCGCAGTCATCTCTGTTGGGCAATATGCAGCAACAACTGATGCGAAAAATGGCCGAAGTCGTTCATAAAATACTGGGAGAAGACGCTACCAACCTGCTGTTCCGAACCGTGGGTGACAATTTGGCTTCACAAAGCGGGCAACTAAGTCAGCAAGCATTGATGCTGAACCCAGCCATCACCTCGGCGATCAGTGCCGTTACCATGCTCTACACCGCCTATACCATGACCAAACTGATCATCCAGATCACCAACAAATGTGAAGACGAAGAGTTTGAACTGGCAGCAAAGCGGGAAATGAAAACCTGTCATAAGGTCGGCAGCTACAGAAAATCCAAATTACTGGGGCTCAGCAGCATGAGCTTCAACAGTTACTGCTGTTTCAACTCACCTCTGTCACGCATTCTGCAGGTACAAATCAGACAACAGTTAAACATGGGCTGGGGTTCCGCCAAACATCCGGATTGTTCTGGTATCACCCCCGAAGTTTTACAAGCGGTCGACTGGAACCGAATCGACCTGAGCGAGTGGCTGGCACTCCTGAAGCTGCAAAACAAGTTGCCTGAATTAAATGCCGATACACTGAAGCAGCTCAATCTGGCAACGCTCACCGGCAAAGGTTCCCGACTGGATTTTGATCAACAAAGGCAAGATAGCCGTCAGCGGCTGGAAGACCGTTATCAGGGTATAACACCCAGTCAAACCACCAACTACCAAAGCAATAAAGCGGATTCGTTACGCCGCAGCAAGAGTTACCCCTGA